Within the Salvia hispanica cultivar TCC Black 2014 chromosome 4, UniMelb_Shisp_WGS_1.0, whole genome shotgun sequence genome, the region TGCATCATAACTTCGTGTGTCTCCTCAGCCAACCTTAGCACAGAGTGcaaaaaataaggacattaGCCTGTGAGcttgagaaaatatatttgatgaATCATCTAGGGGTGCATCCTGAACCCCTTTCATAGTCTCATTTGGAGAAATCCCAGGCTCAGAAACCTGAGAGCCACTAGTGGATGTTTCTGCACTTCCTACCTGAATGCAGAGGAATAGATAAAAGGGTATTATTAACGAGCAAAAAGTACTACAAAAAATCagtaagtttatttttagtattggGTTGCGAGGTTTGGCTTGctcttaatttatatttcatatttaaaccGATTAACCGAATGAATTATCCATGACACATCACAACTCTCCTTGGCATAATTTACCAATCCTTCTAATCGAATGAATCACGTAAACATGATGCATGCCGAGTATATAGTCCAATTGCACACAATTGACAAATCTTTCAGTCAAGGAAATCGTTCTTCCAGTAAACTTACATGaaacaaaggaaaaattaatttaccacATGGGTTGCATCACAGAATGACTATCCCAAGTATAATTATAAAGAGAATGAACAGAGACAATAACAGATAGAATTAACACATTAAATTCCTACGAGTAAcgtaataaatgtaaataacaAGATCACATGTAACGGACCTGTCCTCCAATTCTTCTGTCAGAATTTGCAGACTCTGACAGTAATAAATCTGAAGAATGCTGATCTACAGCTGAGAAGAACATGTTCTTAGCAAATTGCTCGATGCTGTCAGAAATAAAGCTAACTGCATAGAGTTTGTTTGACACCTGACAATGGCAAAGAGAGAgaggttcaaaaattttagaaGAGAAACAACTTCGGTCCAAAGTTCCTCACAGATAATACACTCTCTTAAGACAGGCACATAGACAATGGAAATATAAGATAGATTGGCAGCTTCCTCACCAGGCGTATAGCTTTAGCCTGGATATCGTCCTTTGGGTGCACAGTACACTGCCATGTGGAATTGCAAAGTTAAAGAAGAGATCAATTTGGTACAACCAGCAAGAAATCAAAAGCTGCCAAAAAGAATGTGCATACAGATTATACTAGCTTGAGCTAGTACAAGATGGAAAATTATCTTCACGGTTGATTTTCTAAATGTACAAATCTACACTATGTCCCTTCTTGGCGTAATATCATGCGAAACTTACCTTCAAAGCTATATCTAGACATGCTTGGCGAATGAGAGGGCGACTAAGAATTAAGCTCCACACTGCTCCAAGGCCCTGAGTGACACGATCACCATCACGGCCATCAGTTCCAGAATGACTTTTGGTACACATGTCATCTAGCATCCCCAATATGGAATCAGGTATGTGGGGAACTTCACCGAGAAGTCGGCTAAAAGACTTGTTAGATGCTGGTAGATCAACTAGCAAAGATTTTGCCTGCATTTGAAATTCAAAGTATCATATATTTTGGGCAACTCTAATACAGATAAGTTAAAAGATCTCCTACCACTGCCAGAAGGAAATTGTCATatacagcagcagcagcagatgATGCAGAGTCTGAGATAACAAGACTATGGAGATGGTATAGGATATGCAACACAAGCTCGTGACcctgagaaaaaaattattaagaaaacTAACCAACAAAGCTTCAAAATATAATGAGAAAACCAACACAGCTGATTATTCATTTTACAGAGGCTACATTGATGTAGAGAGTAGTAATACTTAAATCTATATCACACAATTAAGAATAAGATGGGAACTAAAATGTAAGGATTGTGGGAGAAACAAGCAAAAAATCAGATTCATGCtaagggagagagagagggaccTTTTGCTGTTCATAATCTGATATAATCAGTTTCTTCACCATCTCAGTCACATCACTAACATCAATCTACAAAAAAGCACATGGAAAAACTCAGGACCACTGATAGGAATAGATTCTTTAGTACCAGAATGTGCAGAGGTTTACTAAGAGATGTCAAGCAACAGTTCATGATTCCAATTGAGCCATTTAGTTTTCATTCAAGGATTTCCTTTAACTATGAAGATCTTTTAGATATGAAGTTCCTATTCTGAAGGAAATCAAAAAGTTTGCATGGAGCAGTTGAAACAATAATAACTTTGTGTCATCAAGACCTACAGTTCATTATCAACAAGCAGATTTATTTGCTCTAGTGACAAAATTTACTCTTGTTTAAGTAATTGCTTCTGTGTTAGTGACAGGATTAAGATAAATAGTGTGTATTTAGTGAATAAACATTTACATTCAGATTTTTCTCATTAAACAGCTTTCAATGAATCCAGCTCGATAAAATCTctattaaaacataaaacaatacTAAGGAGAGGAAATCCCTGTTTAAAGATCTTGGAAAACCAACAAAGGAGTAaggaagtgagaaaaaatcactaaaacaacaaattattcAGGGAAATCTTAGGGCATGCCTGTGCGAACAGTCGGGCCACCACTGCaatttgtgtttgtttaaTATCTGTTCTGTGTGAATTCTGGTACTTGTTAATTATCCGTTCAAGTGCCAGTCTTTTGACATGTATTTGATGATCTTCATCCAGCTCAATGTACAAGGGAAGCACTGGCAACTCAGCAGATCCACTCTCAGATGCTTCAGCATTTGAAATATCTGGCAGTGGTTCATCAGATTCTTCTGATGAAGGTGAGTAGGCCTCATCAAGCATGGCCACATCCATTGATGCATGAGAAACAATGTCCTCAGCTTTGCTAAAAGATGGTGACATATGTACAGAATAATCTGCATCCTTATCTGGAGTGATTGCGTTGGCATCAAAATCAAGGACTTCATCGTTCTGGATAGACTCGTCCACTTCAATTGTCATTGGGGAGTCTGGAAGATTTATGTCAGTTTGAATTGTGGGCATCAGAGGCTGAGGAGCAATTTCAGGAACAGATTGAGGTACCGATATGAGTGCGCTGGAGGAGCTGACAGGGTCGAAATCAGACTGTACAGTTGGAAATTGGACAACATTATCTTCCAAAACAGATGTTGGAGGCACATCAACAGGAACCACCAACCGTCTTGGATCAAGACGACGAGGATCCTGGAAGGTTCATCGAATGTTAAGGAATAGTTAGAGacgaaataaataaaaaaccaatttAAGGATGGGGCTCCCCTCTCACCAAGAAAAACCTTACCCTTCGTGGATCACGTTTAGAATCTGTAGATAGATTAGCAGAAGCAAATGTATCTGAAACAGCAAAGTTAGTCGTGCTCAATGATGAAGCAGGTAATTGAGCCGAATGGTCTAACGTCTGCATAGAAGTTGCCAAACCATTCGATGCAACTACATGGGTAGGATCGCTTGAGTCACTGTGATGTTTCGAAGACAAGTTACCATATTTTGTCAAAGGAGGTGGATTCTTGGGCAAGTGCTTCATATTTGTGATGACTATATCAGCAAGTAGATCGGCATGGATATTGGATATAAGAATTTCCAGAGACTCCACTCCTCTTTCTCCTTCGGCAATTAAAGCGCCAATCATAGCAATCATCTGCTCCACAGGAGTTAGACCACCATCCAACACAGGGGGCTTAGCAGATATGCCATTAACATGATCCTGCCTAGCATCATTAGTATCCGCTGCGGCATTTGTATTGGTATGAGGACCATGACGCAGCCTCTTCGAAGAGCCATCATAAATATTATTCTGATCCTCATGGTCGAATTGAGCGGTCCTTTTCTTAGTAGAATCCCCTGAAATATGCAACTGATTTGACAGCTGATCATCCTAAAGAAAAATACccaattacaaaattagataATGTGTGTCGGTATGTATATTATTAGCGATCAAAGAGaccaaataacaaaaacatatctCTTCTTCCAAACCCATATATACCTTATTGATCTGAAGATCACGTGAAGCACGTTCATTGTTCCTCATGATTTTATCTATTTGGCGGGTAACTTGATCAGCAGCATCTCCAGCATTCATTGCTCTTAACTCTTTAAGCAATTTCTCTCTTGACTGGTAAAAATGAACAATTTCTAAATAAGACTTTTTAATAGTGATTGATATACTTTCTAAATTGCTTATAGGTTGAGTAGCAACAGACTTATGATCTTATAGACTTGGGTGATTCTTGACAgaacaaatattttatcacattGATGGCTCTCAAATGTGCACAAGTATGTCTGCATTGACACTAGAATTAACCAAGCTTTATTTCAATGAGTTAATGAGCTTTTCGAGAGATTTATGAAATCCTAAATGCATTGGATCTCCATAATAATGAATGGAATATAAACACAGCAACTGCCTTAGACTCAGATAGATAAAAACATACATAAAACAATCAGTATGCATGCTAGCATGACAAATGTTGGATTTATGAGTATTGTCAAATTCTATATAAGTATGGAGTGACTGATCTGATGCTTCGAAAAGAATGATGATACAATTAGAAGTTATAAAGAAGCAATACAATATGGACTTTACCTCGGTCATGAAAGGATGTGTACACCTTAAAAACCCTAGAAATGCAGTTCTCAGAGAATACTGAATGCTGGCTGTGTGGCGGCCTTTAGCCATCTCTACACTTGGACTAAAATCAAGCAGTGCCTTCAAGACAGTTTTGTAGTAGACAGGCCTTTTCCTTGCAATAGCTACAAGACTGAACATAGTGATGTTAGATTCTGTTGACAATCGAGTAGCTATGCATCTGATAAAAGGTTAATATTTTCTACCAACAAACTCATACACATCAGAGATAAAAGGCATCTTTGAGATGTGACCCcaaaaaatgaatacaaaGATCACAACCTATAGACCCTTGATCTAGGTGCAGGGAAATTATAAGAAGTAGCTCCAATCAGACACAAACAGCTCCAGTAACAAAACTTAAAAGTATATAATACACACTCAATTAGTCAGAGTATGAGAAGATACATACATCCATGATATTCAGAACAAATAAACCAAGAACAGTGATACTAAGTATCACAATAATCTAACTCCAACTACCCTCACCGTGTATACACTCTATCCCTTCACTTTTAGTTTGACAAACAAACAGGGACAAGACCATAGGTCACTTTCATGAACCAATACATTCATTCGTCACAAAACAGTTAATGAAAAGGGTGGCTAAGAAAACTGAGAAGCCCAGCATCAAAGCACATAAACAAACATCAAGACCTGAAGCTCTACAAGAAAAACATCCAACTCCACCTACCCTCCCCTGGTATACACTCTATCCCTTCACTCCTAGTTTGACAAACAAACAGGGACAAGACCATAGGTCACTTTCATGAACCAATACATTTATTCGTCACAAAACAGTTAATGAAAAGGGTGGCAAAGAAAACTGAGAATCCCAGCATCAAAGCACATAAACAAACATCAAGACCTGAAGCTCTACAAGAAAAACATCCAACTCCATCTACCCTCCCCTGGTATACACTCTATCCCTTCACTCCTAGTTTGATAAACAAACAGGGCCAAAATCACAGCTCACTTTCATAAACCAAACGATTGATTCATCACAAAACAGTTACTGAAAAGTAAATCAATCAGAACTGAATGGCACAGCATCAAAGTGGTAAACATAATAACAAAAGCTGAAGCACTACGAAAAAACAAtcaatgcaataaaaaaagcTTGGTGTAGTATAAATGAAACGACTGGATGCCATAACCAAAACtggacatcccaaaatcaaaatcaaatacagCACACAAAAACACCCCACATATCATTTCCCGCTTGGGAAAAGGCCATGCATCATTATATCCACAGAGAAAGTTCCCATGTTAACATCTGATCATCAGATATAAAAGAAGCTAACCTAAAGATGTAAAGATACAGTAATGCTGCCCCAGGTGGCACAACAAGAGTATTAGACTAAGCAAGAGAAAAGGAGTTTTGGGATGCAATAATACCCAAAGCTTAGAGACCATCCCAGACCACGTGAAAACTGTTGTTAACTTCAAATCCATAATGTTAACTAATTATGGACTTCATACCACACGATTAATATCAAAAACAAGACACAGCCATGGGATCACCCAAATGATATATAACCCCATCCCCTACTAATCTTGACAGTTCAAAAACTTTACCCAAAAGAATGACAAACTTTCATAACGAGGAAACAGGTCCCCTCCTGAGTAAGGTTGCTCAAATTCAACCTTAGATAGTCAAACCGTAAGCTCTATAAGCATGTTATAATTTAACTGTTCAAGGGGACTCAGAACACAGAGAACAAAGGGAAGCTACGACCGAGAATGCAGAGGTATGGTTCATAAAATGAAGCAGCTCACAAATAAGCTTGCCTATTAATCAGAAATCATTTCTAACTTAAATCTTCAGATTAATATACTAAGTCAAGCAAAAGAATGATATGTATTGCAcctctaaaattgaaatattagtTATCCCCAAAAGAGCAGAAGTATCAAAAGATGTGGTTTGTATATTAAGGCACAGTCATGAAACCAAATTAGCACCATTGATGATTAGCCTTAATTAGGGCAGTGAAATCGCACAGAAGCACAAGTCTCGGAACTAATTTACAACAGCAACAGGACATAACTTCATTAGCACACCTCCACATTCTGTGTACAACAAAGTCCTATCAAAAGACAAATGTGTATGAACTTCAAAATACTCTCTGTTGATTCAAGCAACTTATATGATTTCTTTTGGCCTATAATGAATATTGAACTCAAATTGTCATCTCATGATTGacataatgtagatttttggAATACTGTATGTTAATGGTTGTGTTTCAAGAGATGATTTGGCAATGCTTAATCTTGTTGTACCGCCGTCAAGGTGTTGTCATCTCATGATGAGCCTGCTTCCATAGGTAAACTAAATATGCCTGCAAAAACTTGTGTTTGGATCAATCTAACTTTACCCGACCAAATAGATTGTTGCAGAAGTTCATCTGGAAGCATCGGCATATATATTCACAAGAAAATGCTGATACGCATGGCTGGATGGAATTTGTTGCACAAGTAAACTAGTTGTTAAAGAACTCACATCAGATAGAAAAGCACAAACACTTATATACATCAACAGAACAGTATTTACAGGTTGCACATGTTGCAACCATATGTTCATACAAAAGATGTGCTGTAACTGGTGAGTATTTTGGtctcacaaaacaattatataCAATGCAATAGGTTGCTTGGTGAAATGGTTTTAGATCCAATCAGataaaatttatctatgaCCTAATCAGTCCTATCAAACACCAATGTTGTTGGCATCAGCTAATGCTTACTTCCCTTATCTGAACCACCAATTCAGCAGTCCCAGGCAAACTGCCATTTAACGCCACGCTAACATTTCTGGACAGCATGCTGCAATGATAGCACAAAAAAGGCAGTTGAACTTATACTAAAACAAGTTGCCAACTTCAGTAACCCCTCCCGAAAAGAGGTGGCCTTTACGTGCACTCCACTATGATGCAGATTACCTCATAGGTGCAATTTGCCAGAATATCTACATCAACAAACATTTTAGCACCTTGCTTGTTGTTTGATCAATATAGAACATgctccaaaataaataaaaccacaGAGTTGCAAACATAACATATACAAAATCAACATTCCCACAAAAGATGCGAGCATATTGACAAGGTTCAAAAAATTGCACAGAAGCTTTTTAGAAGGAAATGCCATCGAAAActgcatgaaattttattttaaaactggAAACAACTTGCATTTAACAGTTATTATATGGAAGTGCAGCCTTCACATCTAATCTACAATGCAACAGAAACGTACAGTTAATGTCATTGCAAGTGAAAAAACACAGCAAAACACATAACATTGTGAGATAATAACCACTTAGTAGAATCTGTAGAACAAAGGTCTCAGATATAAGTAAGCAAGAGTACAGGAGAAAACATTATACACACAGGCAAAAAGTAAATACG harbors:
- the LOC125218957 gene encoding uncharacterized protein LOC125218957 isoform X4, with product MAAALARDQALSLLAAANNHGDLAVKLSSLKQAKDILFSIEPSQAAELFPYLAELQSSPETLVRKYLLEVIDEVGAKLSEHLCILFPVLLTFLKDNNPIVVKQSIITGTKVFSCVLEELALQHQRRDIVGRWLEELWTGLIKFRDTVLAIIFEAGPIAPKLLGIKFLETFILCFTLDSTEFEMCNPEVMVRQGRMFNISWIAESHPILNPPALMSDANRYLGIFLEILLSANNLPGCLTITTVNSLVAIARKRPVYYKTVLKALLDFSPSVEMAKGRHTASIQYSLRTAFLGFLRCTHPFMTESREKLLKELRAMNAGDAADQVTRQIDKIMRNNERASRDLQINKDDQLSNQLHISGDSTKKRTAQFDHEDQNNIYDGSSKRLRHGPHTNTNAAADTNDARQDHVNGISAKPPVLDGGLTPVEQMIAMIGALIAEGERGVESLEILISNIHADLLADIVITNMKHLPKNPPPLTKYDTFASANLSTDSKRDPRRDPRRLDPRRLVVPVDVPPTSVLEDNVVQFPTVQSDFDPVSSSSALISVPQSVPEIAPQPLMPTIQTDINLPDSPMTIEVDESIQNDEVLDFDANAITPDKDADYSVHMSPSFSKAEDIVSHASMDVAMLDEAYSPSSEESDEPLPDISNAEASESGSAELPVLPLYIELDEDHQIHVKRLALERIINKYQNSHRTDIKQTQIAVVARLFAQIDVSDVTEMVKKLIISDYEQQKGHELVLHILYHLHSLVISDSASSAAAAVYDNFLLAVAKSLLVDLPASNKSFSRLLGEVPHIPDSILGMLDDMCTKSHSGTDGRDGDRVTQGLGAVWSLILSRPLIRQACLDIALKCTVHPKDDIQAKAIRLVSNKLYAVSFISDSIEQFAKNMFFSAVDQHSSDLLLSESANSDRRIGGQVGSAETSTSGSQVSEPGISPNETMKGVQDAPLDDSSNIFSQAHRLMSLFFALCAKKPILLQLVFDSYVRASKAVKQAVHRHMNVLMRALGSSYSELLHIISNPPQGSEDLLTQVLHLLSEGRAPPTDLVVTVKHLYETRLKDASILIPIISAFSRDEVLPIFPRLVQLPLPKFQMALAHILQGSAHTGPALTPVEVLVAIHDISPERDSLPLKKITDTCSACFEQRTVFTQQVLAKALNQMVDRTPLPLLFMRTVIQAIDAFPTLVDFVMEILSKLVNKQVWRMPKLWVGFLKCISQTQPHSFNVLLQMPSPQLESALSKYPNLRGPLTAFTNQSSIKTSVPRTTLLLLGLASEPHMQQPHAASYLQASDGPAH
- the LOC125218957 gene encoding uncharacterized protein LOC125218957 isoform X2: MAAALARDQALSLLAAANNHGDLAVKLSSLKQAKDILFSIEPSQAAELFPYLAELQSSPETLVRKYLLEVIDEVGAKLSEHLCILFPVLLTFLKDNNPIVVKQSIITGTKVFSCVLEELALQHQRRDIVGRWLEELWTGLIKFRDTVLAIIFEAGPIAPKLLGIKFLETFILCFTLDSTEFEMCNPEVMVRQGRMFNISWIAESHPILNPPALMSDANRYLGIFLEILLSANNLPGCLTITTVNSLVAIARKRPVYYKTVLKALLDFSPSVEMAKGRHTASIQYSLRTAFLGFLRCTHPFMTESREKLLKELRAMNAGDAADQVTRQIDKIMRNNERASRDLQINKDDQLSNQLHISGDSTKKRTAQFDHEDQNNIYDGSSKRLRHGPHTNTNAAADTNDARQDHVNGISAKPPVLDGGLTPVEQMIAMIGALIAEGERGVESLEILISNIHADLLADIVITNMKHLPKNPPPLTKYGNLSSKHHSDSSDPTHVVASNGLATSMQTLDHSAQLPASSLSTTNFAVSDTFASANLSTDSKRDPRRDPRRLDPRRLVVPVDVPPTSVLEDNVVQFPTVQSDFDPVSSSSALISVPQSVPEIAPQPLMPTIQTDINLPDSPMTIEVDESIQNDEVLDFDANAITPDKDADYSVHMSPSFSKAEDIVSHASMDVAMLDEAYSPSSEESDEPLPDISNAEASESGSAELPVLPLYIELDEDHQIHVKRLALERIINKYQNSHRTDIKQTQIAVVARLFAQIDVSDVTEMVKKLIISDYEQQKGHELVLHILYHLHSLVISDSASSAAAAVYDNFLLAVAKSLLVDLPASNKSFSRLLGEVPHIPDSILGMLDDMCTKSHSGTDGRDGDRVTQGLGAVWSLILSRPLIRQACLDIALKCTVHPKDDIQAKAIRLVSNKLYAVSFISDSIEQFAKNMFFSAVDQHSSDLLLSESANSDRRIGGQVGSAETSTSGSQVSEPGISPNETMKGVQDAPLDDSSNIFSQAHRLMSLFFALCAKKPILLQLVFDSYVRASKAVKQAVHRHMNVLMRALGSSYSELLHIISNPPQGSEDLLTQVLHLLSEGRAPPTDLVVTVKHLYETRLKDASILIPIISAFSRDEVLPIFPRLVQLPLPKFQMALAHILQGSAHTGPALTPVEVLVAIHDISPERDSLPLKKITDTCSACFEQRTVFTQQVLAKALNQMVDRTPLPLLFMRTVIQAIDAFPTLVDFVMEILSKLVNKQVWRMPKLWVGFLKCISQTQPHSFNVLLQMPSPQLESALSKYPNLRGPLTAFTNQSSIKTSVPRTTLLLLGLASEPHMQQPHAASYLQASDGPAH
- the LOC125218957 gene encoding uncharacterized protein LOC125218957 isoform X1, which gives rise to MAAALARDQALSLLAAANNHGDLAVKLSSLKQAKDILFSIEPSQAAELFPYLAELQSSPETLVRKYLLEVIDEVGAKLSEHLCILFPVLLTFLKDNNPIVVKQSIITGTKVFSCVLEELALQHQRRDIVGRWLEELWTGLIKFRDTVLAIIFEAGPIAPKLLGIKFLETFILCFTLDSTEFEMCNPEVMVRQGRMFNISWIAESHPILNPPALMSDANRYLGIFLEILLSANNLPGCLTITTVNSLVAIARKRPVYYKTVLKALLDFSPSVEMAKGRHTASIQYSLRTAFLGFLRCTHPFMTESREKLLKELRAMNAGDAADQVTRQIDKIMRNNERASRDLQINKDDQLSNQLHISGDSTKKRTAQFDHEDQNNIYDGSSKRLRHGPHTNTNAAADTNDARQDHVNGISAKPPVLDGGLTPVEQMIAMIGALIAEGERGVESLEILISNIHADLLADIVITNMKHLPKNPPPLTKYGNLSSKHHSDSSDPTHVVASNGLATSMQTLDHSAQLPASSLSTTNFAVSDTFASANLSTDSKRDPRRVRFFLDPRRLDPRRLVVPVDVPPTSVLEDNVVQFPTVQSDFDPVSSSSALISVPQSVPEIAPQPLMPTIQTDINLPDSPMTIEVDESIQNDEVLDFDANAITPDKDADYSVHMSPSFSKAEDIVSHASMDVAMLDEAYSPSSEESDEPLPDISNAEASESGSAELPVLPLYIELDEDHQIHVKRLALERIINKYQNSHRTDIKQTQIAVVARLFAQIDVSDVTEMVKKLIISDYEQQKGHELVLHILYHLHSLVISDSASSAAAAVYDNFLLAVAKSLLVDLPASNKSFSRLLGEVPHIPDSILGMLDDMCTKSHSGTDGRDGDRVTQGLGAVWSLILSRPLIRQACLDIALKCTVHPKDDIQAKAIRLVSNKLYAVSFISDSIEQFAKNMFFSAVDQHSSDLLLSESANSDRRIGGQVGSAETSTSGSQVSEPGISPNETMKGVQDAPLDDSSNIFSQAHRLMSLFFALCAKKPILLQLVFDSYVRASKAVKQAVHRHMNVLMRALGSSYSELLHIISNPPQGSEDLLTQVLHLLSEGRAPPTDLVVTVKHLYETRLKDASILIPIISAFSRDEVLPIFPRLVQLPLPKFQMALAHILQGSAHTGPALTPVEVLVAIHDISPERDSLPLKKITDTCSACFEQRTVFTQQVLAKALNQMVDRTPLPLLFMRTVIQAIDAFPTLVDFVMEILSKLVNKQVWRMPKLWVGFLKCISQTQPHSFNVLLQMPSPQLESALSKYPNLRGPLTAFTNQSSIKTSVPRTTLLLLGLASEPHMQQPHAASYLQASDGPAH
- the LOC125218957 gene encoding uncharacterized protein LOC125218957 isoform X3, translated to MAAALARDQALSLLAAANNHGDLAVKLSSLKQAKDILFSIEPSQAAELFPYLAELQSSPETLVRKYLLEVIDEVGAKLSEHLCILFPVLLTFLKDNNPIVVKQSIITGTKVFSCVLEELALQHQRRDIVGRWLEELWTGLIKFRDTVLAIIFEAGPIAPKLLGIKFLETFILCFTLDSTEFEMCNPEVMVRQGRMFNISWIAESHPILNPPALMSDANRYLGIFLEILLSANNLPGCLTITTVNSLVAIARKRPVYYKTVLKALLDFSPSVEMAKGRHTASIQYSLRTAFLGFLRCTHPFMTESREKLLKELRAMNAGDAADQVTRQIDKIMRNNERASRDLQINKDDQLSNQLHISGDSTKKRTAQFDHEDQNNIYDGSSKRLRHGPHTNTNAAADTNDARQDHVNGISAKPPVLDGGLTPVEQMIAMIGALIAEGERGVESLEILISNIHADLLADIVITNMKHLPKNPPPLTKYDTFASANLSTDSKRDPRRVRFFLDPRRLDPRRLVVPVDVPPTSVLEDNVVQFPTVQSDFDPVSSSSALISVPQSVPEIAPQPLMPTIQTDINLPDSPMTIEVDESIQNDEVLDFDANAITPDKDADYSVHMSPSFSKAEDIVSHASMDVAMLDEAYSPSSEESDEPLPDISNAEASESGSAELPVLPLYIELDEDHQIHVKRLALERIINKYQNSHRTDIKQTQIAVVARLFAQIDVSDVTEMVKKLIISDYEQQKGHELVLHILYHLHSLVISDSASSAAAAVYDNFLLAVAKSLLVDLPASNKSFSRLLGEVPHIPDSILGMLDDMCTKSHSGTDGRDGDRVTQGLGAVWSLILSRPLIRQACLDIALKCTVHPKDDIQAKAIRLVSNKLYAVSFISDSIEQFAKNMFFSAVDQHSSDLLLSESANSDRRIGGQVGSAETSTSGSQVSEPGISPNETMKGVQDAPLDDSSNIFSQAHRLMSLFFALCAKKPILLQLVFDSYVRASKAVKQAVHRHMNVLMRALGSSYSELLHIISNPPQGSEDLLTQVLHLLSEGRAPPTDLVVTVKHLYETRLKDASILIPIISAFSRDEVLPIFPRLVQLPLPKFQMALAHILQGSAHTGPALTPVEVLVAIHDISPERDSLPLKKITDTCSACFEQRTVFTQQVLAKALNQMVDRTPLPLLFMRTVIQAIDAFPTLVDFVMEILSKLVNKQVWRMPKLWVGFLKCISQTQPHSFNVLLQMPSPQLESALSKYPNLRGPLTAFTNQSSIKTSVPRTTLLLLGLASEPHMQQPHAASYLQASDGPAH